The region CATGTGGAGACTGTGCGGAATATGAAGGGATCAATTATGCAATCTGGCCTCAGGCCGTAGAGATGGGAAAGGCAGCGGGAGCCAATGCCGCAGGTGAGAGGATTTCCTATAAAACCGTGACAGCCGCTCTTACCTTTCATGGCATGGATACATCTCTCTTTGCTGTAGGAGATCCAGGAAAAGATTCTGGAAAAACCTATGAGATCAGCAGGGAAATTGATGAGGAGAAGAAAATATATAAGGTATATTATCATGAAGCCGGCAAGCTGGTGGGTGCCATACTCATCGGTGATACCTCGGATATGGGAAGAATCCTGGAAGAAATTGAATAAAGATACCATTAAGAGGTGCATAAGTCTTTAGTGGAACTTATGCACCTCTTACCATGTTATACGACGGAGATATGATATTTTTTCAGCCAGAAGTTGATCTGAAGGATATAAGCAAGCATCTGGGGACCTGCCATGAGCTGGCCGTACCAGGGCTTTCCGTAATCCGAAGGACTGGTTAAAAGTTCTTCCAGCTTCTTCTTATCCAGAAACTCCATGACAGGGGCAGAACCGCCGGTCATCATTTCCCGAACCCGTTGGATTAAAAGCGCCTCATAATTGGTATCATAGGTTTTGGGATAAGGAGATTTCCTGCGGAAGAGGATCTCATCAGGCAGAAGTCCCTTTCCGGCCTGCCGGAGGAGATTTTTAACCACCCCATCCCTTGTTTTCATATCCCAGGGAACATTCCACACATATTCTATTATCCGGTGGTCGGCAAAGGGGACTCTTGCCTCAAGACCGGAATACATGCTGGCACGGTCCATACGGTTTAGCAGGGTCTGCATAAACCAGCGGAGGTTCAGATAGGAGATCTCCCTTCTTCTTGCTTCTGTTGGATTATCCTGAAGAAAGACAGGGGTTTCCGCCACAGACCTTTCATAAGTTTCCATTACATATTCATCCATTTTTAAATAGTCCAGGAAATCATCTTTTAAGACCGCCTTCCGGGTCCCCAAGTCCATAGTCCATGGGAAGGTCCGGGCTTTAAAGCATTCTTCCTTATGAAACCAGGGGTATCCTCCGAATATTTCATCTGCGCACTCTCCGGTCAAAGCTACCTTATTATAGCCTTTGACCATAGAACAGAAGTGGAGGAGGGATGAGTCTATGTCCCCCATGGGCGGCAGATCATGGGCTAGAACGGAGTCATAAAGCCGGTCGGCCTGGGTCCCATTGTCGCACTCCAGGTAATGATGGTCGGAGTCCAGGAATTGCACCATCTGATCTACAAAGGGGCGGTCCTGGGAGGGCTGAAAGGTGCTGGCTTTAAAATATTTGTCATTGTTGACGAAATCAAAGGAAAAGGTGGTAAGCCTTTTGCCCTGTTTCTTAAGCTCTGCGGCACAAACTGCGGAAACCAGGCTGGAATCCACTCCCCCTGACAAAAAGGTGCAGATAGGGACGTCGGAAACCATCTGGCGCCGGATGGAATCCTGGACCAGAAAAGAAGTTTTTTCAATAGTCTCCTCATAGCTGTCCTCGTGGGGCCTGCTTTCCAGCTTCCAATAGCATTTCAGGCGGAAGCCATCCCTGGAACAGAGCAGCATGTGGCCGGGAAGTATTTCCCTCATATCCTGAAATACCCCGTCCCCATAGGTGTGGGCAGGGCCCAGAGAGAACACTTCGTTTAACCCTTTCCTATCCAGCACAGGCCGGATGCCCGGATAAGCAAAAATTCCTTTCAGCTCCGATGCAAAGATGATTTCTCCATCCCTTAAGGTGTAATAGAGAGGCTTTACGCCGGAACGGTCCCGGCAGAGACATAAGCGTTCCCGGAAAGGATCCATAATGGCATAAGCAAAAATGCCGTTTAACTGCTTCGCAAAATCAGGCCCGTATTCCATATATCCCGTTAAAATCACTTCTGTGTCAGAGGTGGTGGAAAAGAAATGGCCCCGCTCCTCCAAATCCCGGCGGAGCTCTTTTGTATTATAAATTTCTCCGTTGTACACAATTCCAAAGGTTTTACCTGCCTCTGTTTTTTTTATGGGCTGGCGGCCGGTGGTCAAGTCTATAATGGATAAACGGGCGTGAGACAGGCCTCCCTGCTGAAAGAGCCAGATCCCTGAATCGTCAGGCCCCCGGTGTCTCTGAGTCTGGGACATCCCTTCCAGGATGTTCTCGTAATAGGACTTATCTTTTAGGTAATTGCGATCCGGATTGTAAAAACCAGCAATTCCGCACATGGAAATCCCTCCTTAATGCTGGATGATCTATAACAGAAAACAGGCGGTGATAAAAGTGGCAAGAAAACCGATCATGACCGGAGGAAGATTTTTTCTGGCAAGTTCCAGGGGATTTACGCTGCAGATAGCTGCAACCGGTATAAGTCCCCAGGGAACGATGGTGCCTCCGCCGACGAATATGGCGGCAATCTGCCCAAGGGTTGCAAGAACAGGAACCGAGGCCCCTACCGCAGTACCAAAGGTGTTCGCCAGTGCGCCGGTGAGAGGAAGGCCGGAAAAGCCCGAGCCATCCAAGCCCGTTAAGCCTCCGATCACAAGCTGGAAAAATGCGGCCATATATTTGTTAAGAGGTATGTTATGAGCCAGCCAGATGGCCCAGTCATTCATAATTCCTCTTTGAAACTGTTCCCCCATGATGGTGGAAATTCCCTCTCCTCCTAAAAAGAAAAATGCCCCGATGATGATAACGGGAGCAAAGATCCGTATGGCAAAGAGAAAGCCTTCGGTAACATAGAAGGTCACCTTTTCCAGGGAATGCCTTCCAAAGCCTAAAAAAGCCCCAATGCACATGATAAGAACAGCAGTGCCGGAAACCATGCTGGTGGCATCGCCGCCCTTTAGGTCAAAAGCAAGCATAAGAAAGATGTCGGCCAGGAAAAACGCAGGGGTCAGTATGGCCATTATGACGGCAGTGTTTCCCGTAACATGGCGTTCCTCTGTATTCTGGATATGAACTTCCTGACAGCAGGCAGAGATTCCGTTCCTGTTTAACAGATATGCAGAAACAACGGTAACAATTCCCATTACAAGAAACAAAGGCCGGCCCTTGGTCAGAACGTCGGAAGCTGAGATGGATGCCGCTCCTGCGGATATGGCCGGAGCTCCTTGAATGACAAAGTCGTAGCTTAAAGCGAACCCGTGGCCGAATAAGTTCATGGCCATGGCGGCAGCCAGAGGATCCAGACCGGCTCTGACCGCAAAAGGAAGCATGATCGCTCCAACCAAAGCCACGGATGGAGAGGGCCAGAGAAAGAGGGAAAATACCAGCATGGTGCCCCCCAGGATCCACCAGGTAAGAGAGGGGGATTTCATAACCTTTGACATGGGGATCATCATCAGATAATCACTTCCCAAGTCTTTTAGGCATTTGGAAAGGGCGGTAACAAGGGCGATGGTTGCAATGATCTCCATAAACTGCCGGGAAGCATACAGGATGGAGTTGAATACGGTCATGATGCCTCCTGTCAGGGATTTGAGGCCCACAAGGCCAAGGAGGAAGAGAAAAAAGATACAGACCAGGGGCGTATCCTTTCGGAGAATCATAACGGCCAGGATCACAATGACGCCGATGAGATAAATATAGTGCAGAGGTGTAAGCACCAGATAAGGATCAAACATAGGAACCACTCCTGTGAAATAATATAATCTATACTATGATGCAAGAGAAGGGACAGTGTGATTTTTTTAGGCAGAGCTTGAAATTTTCCTGTCCGGCTTTTATACTGGATTTTATAAAGGAGAGGCCTATGCAGATAACATCGGTACATATTAAGAATTTTAAATCCATACGGGATATGGAAATCCAGGGCGTGGAAAACGCCCTGATCCTGGTAGGGAAAAACAATACAGGAAAGACAGGGATCCTTGATGCCATCCGGGCAGCAGCAGGGGCCTATGAGGTCACGGAAGAGGATTTTAATGAAAAGAAGCAGAATATTGAGATAGCCTTGACTCTGGCCATTACGCCGGAGGACCTGGCCTCCTTTCACAGGTGCGGGGTGGTGAGCCAGTATAAGCGGTTTGAAGCATGGCTCCATGATTTTGAAACGAAGCTGCCTTCTTACCGCAACGGGAGCCTGACCTTTACCTATCAGATAAATTGGAACGGAGTCGTCCGGTATAAAGATGGATACCGGAAGAATAACCGGTACATCAGGGATATTTTCCCCAGGCTTTACTACATTCATTCGGAACGGGATTTAGACCAGTTTCAGAACGATCTGCTGCTTTTCCAGGAAGATGACCAGTTGGTGAAGCTAAGGACGCAGGTATGTATGTTTGACGGCGCAAGGGTGTGCAACCAGTGCTTTAAATGCATCGGACTGATCAACCGGAAGAGGCCGGAGGAGCTGCAGATCTATGAGACAGCAAAGCTCCTGGAATATAAGATGTATCAGCTGAACCTAAATGATTTTTCCCAAAAGGTCAATGAAAACTACAGAAAAAACGGCGGCTACGAGGAGATCAGATTTTCCTTAAACAGCAATCCCAGTGAGATGTTCAAAGTCACGGCAGAGACCTATCATGCAGAACGGGGGAAGCTAAGTCCCATAAACAATTTAAGCAACGGCATGAAAAGCCTTTACATGCTGTCCCTTTTGGAAACATATACAGAGGATGAAAAGCGGATCCCCAGCATCGTCATCGTAGAGGACCCTGAGATATTCCTCCATCCCCAGCTTCAGAAAATATCCAGTGAGATCCTATACCGGTTATC is a window of [Clostridium] saccharolyticum WM1 DNA encoding:
- a CDS encoding ATP-dependent nuclease gives rise to the protein MQITSVHIKNFKSIRDMEIQGVENALILVGKNNTGKTGILDAIRAAAGAYEVTEEDFNEKKQNIEIALTLAITPEDLASFHRCGVVSQYKRFEAWLHDFETKLPSYRNGSLTFTYQINWNGVVRYKDGYRKNNRYIRDIFPRLYYIHSERDLDQFQNDLLLFQEDDQLVKLRTQVCMFDGARVCNQCFKCIGLINRKRPEELQIYETAKLLEYKMYQLNLNDFSQKVNENYRKNGGYEEIRFSLNSNPSEMFKVTAETYHAERGKLSPINNLSNGMKSLYMLSLLETYTEDEKRIPSIVIVEDPEIFLHPQLQKISSEILYRLSKKNQVIFTTHSPGMLFNFTSRQIRQVVLDRGGYSVVRDRTDIDAILDDLGYGANDLLGVSFVFIVEGKQDKSRLPLLLEKYYSEIYDKEGNLSRISIITTNSCTNIKTYANLKYMNQVYLRDQFLMIRDGDGKNPEELAGQLCRYYDERSGEDIDKLPKVTRRNVLILKYYSFENYFLNPTVMAALGVVEHEEAFYQTLFDKWQEYLCRLKSGKQLVEVLGKDLESMEELKAHMEEFRIHMRGHNLYDIFYGPYKKQEGELLKKYIDLAPREDFKDILDAIDRFVYFESRKTQP
- the asnB gene encoding asparagine synthase (glutamine-hydrolyzing) — translated: MCGIAGFYNPDRNYLKDKSYYENILEGMSQTQRHRGPDDSGIWLFQQGGLSHARLSIIDLTTGRQPIKKTEAGKTFGIVYNGEIYNTKELRRDLEERGHFFSTTSDTEVILTGYMEYGPDFAKQLNGIFAYAIMDPFRERLCLCRDRSGVKPLYYTLRDGEIIFASELKGIFAYPGIRPVLDRKGLNEVFSLGPAHTYGDGVFQDMREILPGHMLLCSRDGFRLKCYWKLESRPHEDSYEETIEKTSFLVQDSIRRQMVSDVPICTFLSGGVDSSLVSAVCAAELKKQGKRLTTFSFDFVNNDKYFKASTFQPSQDRPFVDQMVQFLDSDHHYLECDNGTQADRLYDSVLAHDLPPMGDIDSSLLHFCSMVKGYNKVALTGECADEIFGGYPWFHKEECFKARTFPWTMDLGTRKAVLKDDFLDYLKMDEYVMETYERSVAETPVFLQDNPTEARRREISYLNLRWFMQTLLNRMDRASMYSGLEARVPFADHRIIEYVWNVPWDMKTRDGVVKNLLRQAGKGLLPDEILFRRKSPYPKTYDTNYEALLIQRVREMMTGGSAPVMEFLDKKKLEELLTSPSDYGKPWYGQLMAGPQMLAYILQINFWLKKYHISVV